The sequence ATAAGGATCATCAAACAATCCTAATTTGTATTTGGCCTCTAAAACTCTTTTACAAGCGGTTGTTATTTCAGCTTCTGTTACTTTGCCTTCGGCAATGGATTTGTTTAACGTGCTAAGAAAACCTTCCCCAACCATATCCATGTCCAAGCCTGCTTTTAGCGCTAAAGCAGATACGGATTGTAAATCTCCAAGACCATGAGCTATCATTTCATTAACAGAAGTATAGTCGGATACCACAAAACCGGTAAAACCCCATTGGTTTCGCAACACATCATTTAACAGCCATTTGTTTCCCGTGGCGGGAACTCCATCAATATCATTGAAGGATGTCATTACACTAAAAACACCGGCTTCAACAGCTGCTTTATAAGGAGGTAAGTATTGGTTGAACATTTTAATTCTACCCATATCAACAGTGTGGTAGTCGCGTCCTGCTTCTGGTGCGCCGTAAAGTGCAAAATGCTTTACACAGGCCAACATGGTATTGGCAACAGAGATATCTTCTCCTTGGTATCCTTTTACCATAGCTTTCGCTATAGCAGAACCGAGGTAGGGGTCTTCTCCAGCACCCTCGGCAATACGTCCCCAGCGAGGATCTCTGGCAACATCCACCATTGGTGAAAAATTCCAATTAATACCATCAGCGGTAGCTTCAATGGCAGCGATACGAGCTGTTTTTTGGATTAACTCCATGTCCCAACTGCATGATGTGCCCAAAGGTATAGGGAAAGTGGTTTTATAGCCATGTATTACATCAGAGCCAATGAGTAAGGGGATTTTAAGACGACTATGATTTACGGCCATTTGTTGAGCAATACGTATTCTATCTGGACCAGATACCCCAAATAAGCCTCCAACTTGACCTGCTTTTATTTTTTGTTCAACGTTTTTACTTACCACAGCACCCGTTGCGACACCTCCACCAGGTGTAAGTAAATTTAATTGCCCAATTTTTTCATCCAATGTCATTTTATCCAATAAGGCTTCAATATATTGGATTTTTCCATCAGTTTGTCCGTACGAAAAAACAGTTATGTTGAAATAAAAGATAATACTAGTAATGATACTTCTTGTGTTCATTTATGAAGTTTTGAGGATACTCCTTTTGATTTTTTAAAAGCTGATAGGATTAATTACTGTGTTGAAAAGCCCAACTTGTCCAGACCATTCTGAACATCTTCATTTTGCATAAATAGGTCCCATAAAAGCTCCGTTCTATAATTTTCTATCATGATGATAATAGGTCCTTGATCAATGGCCAAGTATGCCTCAGCTACCCAATCATTATATTCCGGGCTAAATGCATCATAAAACCCGGCTGGCCCTAAAAGCTTTTCTTTTTTACTATAAAAATGATGTAGTGCCTTTAAGGATTCTGTTGGGGTATAGGGTATGGAACTAATAGCTGCAGTTGGGGAGATTATACCAGTGTCATTTGTAGGGTGGTGAGCATTATAACCCAAACCGCCATCAGTGTTTCGTGTATAACTTGCGGTAAGTCCCCAACAATCTTCACCATAACCTTTGAAATTCTTTGGGTTTTCAACACAGTAGCTGTAGTTAATTTTAGAATGATTTACATTGACATCCCAATAGTTTACATAATCATCTGTGAGGTTTTTCGGATTTAAACCTAGATATGAATAGTGGGCCCAAAATAATGGACCACCAAACTCATTTGAACCGGCATGTCTTACCAATAGGGGAAATCCATATTTGTTGTTAGGATAAGTAATGTTTCCGTTGGAAGCCCATCCATTTGTATAAACTTCTTTTGCAATACTATGGTCTGGTGAAGCTGCTGCAAGAACATAAGCAATTAGAACTTCGTTATATCCTTTAAGTTCCAGGTTTATGGCAAAGCCTAGATTTGGACTCCAATGCCAATACAGTGCATCGTTGTTTTGAGTATACCAATCCCATTCAACACCTTTCCAAAGATCATCTGCTTTTTGTGCTAGAACTTTTTCTTCATCTGTTCCGTTTTTCAAATATTCCTTGATACAGATTAAGCCTTGGGTCAAAAATGCGGTCTCAACAAGATCTCCCCCGTTATCGTTTGGACTAAAAGGAATTACTGAGCCGTTGGAACCATTTATCCAATGCGGCCAAGCCCCATGAAACCGATCTGTCGTTTCTAGAAAGTCTAGAAGAGTAGTTAATCGTTCAATACCCTCACTTCTTGTAATAAAACCTCTTTCAATACCCACTACAATTGCCATGAGTCCAAATCCTGTACCTCCTGAGGTAACTATTTGAGCATCTCTAGTTGGGTCATTTGGATGATATCTTTCTTTAGCCCCTCCTGAATTACTTTCTGCAAAATCCCAGAAATATTTGAAGGTTTCCTTTTGGGTTAGTGTCAATAATTCTTCATCTGAGATCTGAGGTACTTCATCAGGTACTTCACTGGTACCATCATCTGGGAATTCGGGAGGAGTGTAGGTATAATCATCCTTGCCACATGAAAGAAGCAGACAACTTATTAAAATAAAAAGGGAAAGTCTATTCATCAACTTTTAAATAGGGGCTTTGGAAATCCAATTTTTTCAAACCTTTCTGAATGTCTTCATTCGCCATAAACAATTTCCAGAACAAACCTGATCTATAGTTTTCAATCATTACTGGTATTGGACCTTGGTCTATGGCCAAATATCTTGGTAGAAACCAGTTTTTTTCATGACTAAAGGCGTCAAAAGGACCAAACTTACCAATCAAGCTATCTTGGTCCACATACAAATGCCTTAAGAACTGCATGCTTTCCTTTGGTGTATAAGGCATAGAAGAAAGCGCTGCTGTGGGTGATATAACTCCAAGATCCTTATTTGGTCTATGCGCGGCATAACCATCAACAGAGTAACTTGAGGTCAATCCCCAATAGTTTTCACCATACCCTTTATATTTTTTTGGATTTTCTACACAATGTTTGTAATGGATAAGGGCATGATTGGTATTTAGTTTCCAATAATCGCCATATTGATCGGTAAGCCCGTTTGGATTCAATCCCAAATACGAATAATGAGCCCAAAACAGTGGGCCTACAGGAGAGGAATCATGCTCATAGTGGTTCAGTTCGGTATCCAAATCGTAGTACATGATACTTTTTGTGATATCTCCATTTCTTCCCCATCCTTTTTCATAAACCTCTTTCCTTATGGGGTGGGTGGGAGACGATGCTCCTAAAATATACATGATAAGGGCTTCATTATATCCGCCAACTGGAAAATTCATTTCCCATCCGTAGTTAGGGCTCCAATGCCAGTAAAGAACATCTTCACCATTTTTGGTATACCAATCCCATTCTACTTCTTCCCAAAGTTTTTGAATTTTTTGAGCCAGTTCTTGTTCTCTTTTATTCCCGTCTTTAAAATATTGTTTTACTGTAAGCAATCCTTGGATTAAAAAAGCGGTTTCCACCAGATCCCCACCTTCATCCTTGGTACTGAAGGGG is a genomic window of Flagellimonas sp. CMM7 containing:
- a CDS encoding glucoamylase family protein, whose protein sequence is MNRLSLFILISCLLLSCGKDDYTYTPPEFPDDGTSEVPDEVPQISDEELLTLTQKETFKYFWDFAESNSGGAKERYHPNDPTRDAQIVTSGGTGFGLMAIVVGIERGFITRSEGIERLTTLLDFLETTDRFHGAWPHWINGSNGSVIPFSPNDNGGDLVETAFLTQGLICIKEYLKNGTDEEKVLAQKADDLWKGVEWDWYTQNNDALYWHWSPNLGFAINLELKGYNEVLIAYVLAAASPDHSIAKEVYTNGWASNGNITYPNNKYGFPLLVRHAGSNEFGGPLFWAHYSYLGLNPKNLTDDYVNYWDVNVNHSKINYSYCVENPKNFKGYGEDCWGLTASYTRNTDGGLGYNAHHPTNDTGIISPTAAISSIPYTPTESLKALHHFYSKKEKLLGPAGFYDAFSPEYNDWVAEAYLAIDQGPIIIMIENYRTELLWDLFMQNEDVQNGLDKLGFSTQ
- a CDS encoding glucoamylase family protein, with protein sequence MRLVLISVFLAVASLVAGCNGQKTTKEKALVAQNIVKPAFSDEELMDMVQRQTFEYFWSGAEPISGLARERIHLDNIYPTHDKDIITTGGSGFGLMAILVGVERRFITRQQALERFEKAVDFLASADRYHGAWPHWLLSSGKTTPFSTKDEGGDLVETAFLIQGLLTVKQYFKDGNKREQELAQKIQKLWEEVEWDWYTKNGEDVLYWHWSPNYGWEMNFPVGGYNEALIMYILGASSPTHPIRKEVYEKGWGRNGDITKSIMYYDLDTELNHYEHDSSPVGPLFWAHYSYLGLNPNGLTDQYGDYWKLNTNHALIHYKHCVENPKKYKGYGENYWGLTSSYSVDGYAAHRPNKDLGVISPTAALSSMPYTPKESMQFLRHLYVDQDSLIGKFGPFDAFSHEKNWFLPRYLAIDQGPIPVMIENYRSGLFWKLFMANEDIQKGLKKLDFQSPYLKVDE